A window from Nomascus leucogenys isolate Asia chromosome 24, Asia_NLE_v1, whole genome shotgun sequence encodes these proteins:
- the SRSF10 gene encoding serine/arginine-rich splicing factor 10 isoform X4, with product MSRYLRPPNTSLFVRNVADDTRSEDLRREFGRYGPIVDVYVPLDFYTRRPRGFAYVQFEDVRDAEDALHNLDRKWICGRQIEIQFAQGDRKTPNQMKAKEGRNVYSSSRYDDYDRYRRSRSRSYERRRSRSRSFDYNYRRSYSPRNSRPTGRPRRSRSHSDNDRPNCSWNTQYSSAYYTSRKI from the exons ATGTCCCGCTACCTGCGTCCCCCCAACACGTCTCTGTTCGTCAGGAACGTGGCCGACGACACCAG GTCTGAAGACTTGCGGCGTGAATTTGGTCGTTATGGTCCTATAGTTGATGTGTATGTTCCACTTGATTTCTACACTCGCCGTCCAAGAGGATTTGCTTATGTTCA ATTTGAGGATGTTCGTGATGCTGAAGACGCTTTACATAATTTGGACAGAAAGTGGATTTGTGGACGGCAGATTGAAATACAGTTTGCCCAGGGGGATCGAAAGA CACCAAATCAGATGAAAGCCAAGGAAGGGAGGAATGTGTACAGTTCTTCACGCTATGATGATTATGACAGATACAGACGTTCTAGAAGCCGAAGTTATGAAAGGAGGAGATCAAGAAGTCGGTCTTTTGATTACAACTATAGAAGATCGTATAGTCCTAGAAA CAGTAGACCGACTGGAAGACCACGGCGTAGCAGAAGCCATTCCGACAATGATAG ACCAAACTGCAGCTGGAATACCCAGTACAGTTCTGCTTACTACACTTCAAGAAAGATCTGA
- the PNRC2 gene encoding proline-rich nuclear receptor coactivator 2 has translation MGGGERYNIPAPQSRNVSKNQQQLNRQKTKDQNSQMKIVHKKKERGHGYNSSAAAWQAMQNGGKNKNFPNNQSWNSSLSGPSLLFKSQANQNYAGAKFSEPPSPSVLPKPPSHWVPVSFNPSDKEIMTFQLKTLLKVQV, from the coding sequence ATGGGTGGTGGAGAAAGGTATAACATTCCAGCCCCTCAATCTAGAAATGTTAGTAAGAACCAACAGCAGCTGAACAGACAGAAGACCAAGGATCAGAATTCCCAGATGAAGATTgttcataagaaaaaagaaagaggacatGGTTATAACTCATCAGCAGCTGCCTGGCAGGCCATGCAAAATGGGGGGAAGaacaaaaattttccaaataatcAAAGTTGGAATTCTAGCTTATCAGGTCCCAGCTTACTTTTTAAATCTCAAGCTAATCAGAATTATGCTGGTGCCAAATTTAGTGAGCCGCCATCACCAAGTGTTCTTCCCAAACCACCAAGCCACTGGGTCCCTGTTTCCTTTAATCCTTCAGATAAGGAAATAATGACATTTCAACTTAAAACCTTACTTAAAGTACAGGTATAA
- the SRSF10 gene encoding serine/arginine-rich splicing factor 10 isoform X5 translates to MSRYLRPPNTSLFVRNVADDTRSEDLRREFGRYGPIVDVYVPLDFYTRRPRGFAYVQFEDVRDAEDALHNLDRKWICGRQIEIQFAQGDRKTPNQMKAKEGRNVYSSSRYDDYDRYRRSRSRSYERRRSRSRSFDYNYRRSYSPRNRPTGRPRRSRSHSDNDRPNCSWNTQYSSAYYTSRKI, encoded by the exons ATGTCCCGCTACCTGCGTCCCCCCAACACGTCTCTGTTCGTCAGGAACGTGGCCGACGACACCAG GTCTGAAGACTTGCGGCGTGAATTTGGTCGTTATGGTCCTATAGTTGATGTGTATGTTCCACTTGATTTCTACACTCGCCGTCCAAGAGGATTTGCTTATGTTCA ATTTGAGGATGTTCGTGATGCTGAAGACGCTTTACATAATTTGGACAGAAAGTGGATTTGTGGACGGCAGATTGAAATACAGTTTGCCCAGGGGGATCGAAAGA CACCAAATCAGATGAAAGCCAAGGAAGGGAGGAATGTGTACAGTTCTTCACGCTATGATGATTATGACAGATACAGACGTTCTAGAAGCCGAAGTTATGAAAGGAGGAGATCAAGAAGTCGGTCTTTTGATTACAACTATAGAAGATCGTATAGTCCTAGAAA TAGACCGACTGGAAGACCACGGCGTAGCAGAAGCCATTCCGACAATGATAG ACCAAACTGCAGCTGGAATACCCAGTACAGTTCTGCTTACTACACTTCAAGAAAGATCTGA
- the SRSF10 gene encoding serine/arginine-rich splicing factor 10 isoform X6, translating into MKAKEGRNVYSSSRYDDYDRYRRSRSRSYERRRSRSRSFDYNYRRSYSPRNSRPTGRPRRSRSHSDNDRFKHRNRSFSRSKSNSRSRSKSQPKKEMKAKSRSRSASHTKTRGTSKTDSKTHYKSGSRYEKESRKKEPPRSKSQSRSQSRSRSKSRSRSWTSPKSSGH; encoded by the exons ATGAAAGCCAAGGAAGGGAGGAATGTGTACAGTTCTTCACGCTATGATGATTATGACAGATACAGACGTTCTAGAAGCCGAAGTTATGAAAGGAGGAGATCAAGAAGTCGGTCTTTTGATTACAACTATAGAAGATCGTATAGTCCTAGAAA CAGTAGACCGACTGGAAGACCACGGCGTAGCAGAAGCCATTCCGACAATGATAG ATTCAAACACCGAAATCGATCTTTTTCAAGATCTAAATCCAATTCAAGATCACGGTCCAAGTCCCAGcccaagaaagaaatgaaggctaAATCACGTTCTAGGTCTGCATCTCACACCAAAACTAGAGGCACCTCTAAAACAGATTCCAAAACACATTATAAGTCTGGCTCAAGATATGAAAAGGAATCAAGGAAAAAAGAACCACCTAGATCCAAATCTCAGTCAAGATCACAGTCTAGGTCTAGGTCAAAATCTAGATCAAGGTCTTGGACTAGTCCTAAGTCCAGTGGCCACTGA
- the SRSF10 gene encoding serine/arginine-rich splicing factor 10 isoform X3: protein MMAKIKGVIPDDVRDAEDALHNLDRKWICGRQIEIQFAQGDRKTPNQMKAKEGRNVYSSSRYDDYDRYRRSRSRSYERRRSRSRSFDYNYRRSYSPRNSRPTGRPRRSRSHSDNDRFKHRNRSFSRSKSNSRSRSKSQPKKEMKAKSRSRSASHTKTRGTSKTDSKTHYKSGSRYEKESRKKEPPRSKSQSRSQSRSRSKSRSRSWTSPKSSGH from the exons ATGATGGCCAAGATTAAAGGAGTCATACCTGAT GATGTTCGTGATGCTGAAGACGCTTTACATAATTTGGACAGAAAGTGGATTTGTGGACGGCAGATTGAAATACAGTTTGCCCAGGGGGATCGAAAGA CACCAAATCAGATGAAAGCCAAGGAAGGGAGGAATGTGTACAGTTCTTCACGCTATGATGATTATGACAGATACAGACGTTCTAGAAGCCGAAGTTATGAAAGGAGGAGATCAAGAAGTCGGTCTTTTGATTACAACTATAGAAGATCGTATAGTCCTAGAAA CAGTAGACCGACTGGAAGACCACGGCGTAGCAGAAGCCATTCCGACAATGATAG ATTCAAACACCGAAATCGATCTTTTTCAAGATCTAAATCCAATTCAAGATCACGGTCCAAGTCCCAGcccaagaaagaaatgaaggctaAATCACGTTCTAGGTCTGCATCTCACACCAAAACTAGAGGCACCTCTAAAACAGATTCCAAAACACATTATAAGTCTGGCTCAAGATATGAAAAGGAATCAAGGAAAAAAGAACCACCTAGATCCAAATCTCAGTCAAGATCACAGTCTAGGTCTAGGTCAAAATCTAGATCAAGGTCTTGGACTAGTCCTAAGTCCAGTGGCCACTGA
- the SRSF10 gene encoding serine/arginine-rich splicing factor 10 isoform X1, producing the protein MSRYLRPPNTSLFVRNVADDTRSEDLRREFGRYGPIVDVYVPLDFYTRRPRGFAYVQFEDVRDAEDALHNLDRKWICGRQIEIQFAQGDRKTPNQMKAKEGRNVYSSSRYDDYDRYRRSRSRSYERRRSRSRSFDYNYRRSYSPRNSRPTGRPRRSRSHSDNDRFKHRNRSFSRSKSNSRSRSKSQPKKEMKAKSRSRSASHTKTRGTSKTDSKTHYKSGSRYEKESRKKEPPRSKSQSRSQSRSRSKSRSRSWTSPKSSGH; encoded by the exons ATGTCCCGCTACCTGCGTCCCCCCAACACGTCTCTGTTCGTCAGGAACGTGGCCGACGACACCAG GTCTGAAGACTTGCGGCGTGAATTTGGTCGTTATGGTCCTATAGTTGATGTGTATGTTCCACTTGATTTCTACACTCGCCGTCCAAGAGGATTTGCTTATGTTCA ATTTGAGGATGTTCGTGATGCTGAAGACGCTTTACATAATTTGGACAGAAAGTGGATTTGTGGACGGCAGATTGAAATACAGTTTGCCCAGGGGGATCGAAAGA CACCAAATCAGATGAAAGCCAAGGAAGGGAGGAATGTGTACAGTTCTTCACGCTATGATGATTATGACAGATACAGACGTTCTAGAAGCCGAAGTTATGAAAGGAGGAGATCAAGAAGTCGGTCTTTTGATTACAACTATAGAAGATCGTATAGTCCTAGAAA CAGTAGACCGACTGGAAGACCACGGCGTAGCAGAAGCCATTCCGACAATGATAG ATTCAAACACCGAAATCGATCTTTTTCAAGATCTAAATCCAATTCAAGATCACGGTCCAAGTCCCAGcccaagaaagaaatgaaggctaAATCACGTTCTAGGTCTGCATCTCACACCAAAACTAGAGGCACCTCTAAAACAGATTCCAAAACACATTATAAGTCTGGCTCAAGATATGAAAAGGAATCAAGGAAAAAAGAACCACCTAGATCCAAATCTCAGTCAAGATCACAGTCTAGGTCTAGGTCAAAATCTAGATCAAGGTCTTGGACTAGTCCTAAGTCCAGTGGCCACTGA
- the SRSF10 gene encoding serine/arginine-rich splicing factor 10 isoform X2, whose product MSRYLRPPNTSLFVRNVADDTRSEDLRREFGRYGPIVDVYVPLDFYTRRPRGFAYVQFEDVRDAEDALHNLDRKWICGRQIEIQFAQGDRKTPNQMKAKEGRNVYSSSRYDDYDRYRRSRSRSYERRRSRSRSFDYNYRRSYSPRNRPTGRPRRSRSHSDNDRFKHRNRSFSRSKSNSRSRSKSQPKKEMKAKSRSRSASHTKTRGTSKTDSKTHYKSGSRYEKESRKKEPPRSKSQSRSQSRSRSKSRSRSWTSPKSSGH is encoded by the exons ATGTCCCGCTACCTGCGTCCCCCCAACACGTCTCTGTTCGTCAGGAACGTGGCCGACGACACCAG GTCTGAAGACTTGCGGCGTGAATTTGGTCGTTATGGTCCTATAGTTGATGTGTATGTTCCACTTGATTTCTACACTCGCCGTCCAAGAGGATTTGCTTATGTTCA ATTTGAGGATGTTCGTGATGCTGAAGACGCTTTACATAATTTGGACAGAAAGTGGATTTGTGGACGGCAGATTGAAATACAGTTTGCCCAGGGGGATCGAAAGA CACCAAATCAGATGAAAGCCAAGGAAGGGAGGAATGTGTACAGTTCTTCACGCTATGATGATTATGACAGATACAGACGTTCTAGAAGCCGAAGTTATGAAAGGAGGAGATCAAGAAGTCGGTCTTTTGATTACAACTATAGAAGATCGTATAGTCCTAGAAA TAGACCGACTGGAAGACCACGGCGTAGCAGAAGCCATTCCGACAATGATAG ATTCAAACACCGAAATCGATCTTTTTCAAGATCTAAATCCAATTCAAGATCACGGTCCAAGTCCCAGcccaagaaagaaatgaaggctaAATCACGTTCTAGGTCTGCATCTCACACCAAAACTAGAGGCACCTCTAAAACAGATTCCAAAACACATTATAAGTCTGGCTCAAGATATGAAAAGGAATCAAGGAAAAAAGAACCACCTAGATCCAAATCTCAGTCAAGATCACAGTCTAGGTCTAGGTCAAAATCTAGATCAAGGTCTTGGACTAGTCCTAAGTCCAGTGGCCACTGA